TTCCATTACTAAAAACGATGATCAAATCAAAGACACATTCTGAAAACTTGTCCTAACCAATTTCATACAACTACACATATGAAAGCACTTATGACAGCTTTTGACTAGAACCACTAGCCTTGTTCACttgctgccactagagggcgtaaTTACagaatgaaatgtaatgaaagACAATGAGGTATCTTTATCTGGTTATTTGTTATTATGAGTATGTCACCTCATGTCATAATACAAATCCTACTGTCATTCATCAAAGTAGAAACCAGTAGAGTTCAATTACAACATTTCTGATTACAAAAATTGCACAAACTGCTTGCAGTTAAATTGTGTGGTGTTTCTAAAGCTTTCTATTGGATAAAATGTTACTTAAAGAATGATGTTTAAGGGTTTTTCTATAGGATAAATTAAACCATGTGATCTATGTAAAGGTTTCTATTGGATAAGAAGTTAAACCATGTGATCAATATTACATATTTCTATTGATTAAAAAGTTTAACCATGTGATCTGTAAATGTGTTTCTATTGGATAAGATGTTTTACCATGATCTGTTGGATGGGAATTAAATCATGTGATCTTTATTTGGGTGTTTCATTGGGCAATTCAACATGTCATCTATGATGTCTTTTTTTCTCAAGAAATAGACAACGTTACCAAACAAATCAACTTacaaatgttgtctgtcatctTAGTGATACTATTTCCAACATCCAACTGTTCAACAAGGAGAAATCCACTTTGTTCCATACATAGTAATAATTTTGTAGCTTCACTAGACTGTTCCTCTACTGGTAAATCATGCCATACATCAGTGTGTACCAGTAAATTACTACCAACTTCTAAGTTGGACtgcaaataaaacacaatacatgttaTCTCTTgtgttcatttttaaaaaaaattatgttcaaTGATTGCTATGTCTTGTTGTTCCTTCTCTTTTATATCCTTCAGAGAGAATAAACCAGaagttaggccaaaaaaaaaaaatacctggTTCTGGtgagggtaaactttctaaagtggtgcgacaatgcgaattttttttttttttcataattattttttttttttgcaaattagtaaatacatattttttgacactttacatactctgttctatcatatttatctcttgaaaaacttccttttccttcgaagcagtttaggctttgtatttaagcagtcttggcatgtagggtaaatttcagctgcttgttctcctgatatcaggaataaataaggaacgggaaagcaaaaattatcagAAAAAAAGGATTGACacgagggtattcagggcacgcgcgagctgaccagaaccagatatatattttttttggccttaaatGAATAGTCTCATTTTACAAATAAGAAATCAATTTAAGACATGGATGTCCAACTTGCACGATTCTATTTTTGTGTATGTAATTTTTTGAGAGAAAAAACTTGTGTACAATGGAACCTGatcaaaaaagtacaaaaaataacaatagaagTTTATAATTCCCCATTCCATGGGATTACCCCAAATCATACAACATCTCTGTGTTCATTGAATGATGTTCCCTTTTCCTTCCTTGATGTTTGCATAACTTTGAATAATATCAATCAAATCCAAAAGAAATTTACTGCATTCTACATGATCCTGGCAAAGgccaaaatacaaattaattcATACATATGAAGTTACCAGGTAATTTTGAATCATTCGTCAAATCCTTACTACAGTATTAATCTCTTGTAGACGATTAGGAACACTTAAGTACAACATCTAATATGCTTGGATAATATCAAGTTTGGACATCCATGGGAGGGAGATCTGCTCACtattaaaataaaagatttaCCTCAACAACATTACTAACAACCATGGTTCTAGTTTGAGGAGTCATGTTTGGTAGAAGTTGTTCTACACTTGTAATGAGTTCATTGATGTTATCAATAGAACCAATGATATCACCACCATATAATGTCTGGTCCTCTCCCGTACTAGAAACCATCATTTCAGTCACACCTTCTACATCACTCACATTGTTAATGTTGGAAATCTGGTtggaaaaaaaagaacaatttaaaaatacaattcaaTTTCTAGTTCACATTTACATGAATTCATTAATTTAACTGCaacataaaaatattgaaactgTCCCTTGCACAAAAAAATAGTTGTTTCATATATTTGTCACTATGTTGATGTTTAATAGTCACTTGATTTTTGGACAATagaataaattattaattattttattattatttgataatTAATGTATTATCAAAGGTTTATCGATTCTCTTTACAATAATACATTGAAGTAACTTTGTGTATGAAGCATGCCCTCACATGGCCAAAAAATGACATCATCCAGTAACtttttgaccaatcagaatggtCCTTTCTTATCAGCCAGTCTTTTGAGAAGTTGCAGCTTCACACACATACAACAAATGGACACACTTTTATGTAATGAATAGCTGTATTGGTTGGTATATTGGGCAATACAATAGTTGTCACCAATCAGATTGGCCATGTTAGGGTATGCTACATACACAGAAATTGTGTCAGTGTCTTCAAGGGTTATTTAATTTGGAATGGAAATGGAATTGATTGGTTAACAAGTTACAGGACGATGGCATGGTTTGGTCCTGTGAGGGCGTGCTACATACAAAACTTATGTCAGAGTCCTCAAGGGATGCTTTAACTTTGGTAATTTATGATAAACAATGAAAATACTGTACACTTTCCTCCTCTACGATACAAATGATTACAATGAGATAATAACACTTACCAATTGACTGACATTTGCTACAGCTGCAGATACACATCTACTGAGATCAGGTCCAGTACTTGGTACCCACTCGGCAGGTATACCAACACACTTCCAACTAGCTTGAcctataaataaatacataagtTTTTACTGCCAGAAATTGTAAATGTGAATTTATTAAGGAAAAGACATCCTGCAGTCCTTAGATCCATTTCCTGCTTTCCTATTATGATGCATTCACTCTATAATAGTAAGAGTCAATGTGATAACAATTGTTGTATAAATCAAGCATACTATTAACAtgtcattataccatgcacatgCCAAGATATCATCTTTGAAGAGATATGCACTATTAATATACCCTGggtgttctacatcacaacaacccatgtctatgtcactggttttgcagtGTTTGaattatgagtcaaaacgttctaAATCGTCATTTATTGTTGAACAaactatgtacaatattatattgaAAAGAGATAGTGTGCATAGTTTGTCCTATTTTAAATAATCTCACCTGATGTTCCTGGAGGACATAGCTGTTCTACTGTGTTTCCTGTTTCAGTTTCTGGCCATGTCAAATCTCTTACTGTTTTAGACATACACAGCATATCAATACTTGGAGTAGTGGGTTTAGCTAAAAtaacaattatatcaaaatgtgtgaacaaaatgttaataaaatatacgtacaataacaaacattttaaacattttttacaatgttttgcaatttactgagctacgaacaaggacttggtatatgttatttcacattcttttttcaagtagaaaaacatagtaaaggtgttttataaattcaaaatccaaaataaatataaattctaatacatatggccactttcaaaCTGTCATGTGCACTGTACTACATGATGAAGGTGTCCAGGtgttatcaaacaaacaaacaaacaaacaaacagacagacagacagacagacagacagacagacagacagacagacagacagacagacagacagacagacagacagacagacagacaaacaaacaaacaaacaaacaaggagATCTGAGACAAAGAGTAATATAACTATAAGAAAGTAGAGTTACATGTAGTCTGCTTTCTAATGAGTTGAGTCCTTCCAATACAGAGGGATTCACTTCAGTCCCTTGGATGACATAGCTGTCTCAACTCACCTGGCACTAGGATGACATAACTGTCTCAACTCACCTTCCTGAGTAGTTGCCTTAGATGGTGTGGTGGAATGGTCAGTTGTCGTCTGCACTGTTGAAGAATCTGTAACAATGTCAGTGATTGGTTTTTCAGTATGTGATGTTGATTGGCGTGATGTAACAGTAGTCCTGATTGGCAGTTCAGAAACTTGAGTTGAAAGATTTGAAGATGAAATGGTAGTTTCAGTTGGTGCAAATGATGAATCTGAATGAGTTGATGACATTGAGTGTGCACTTGTCATACTTGGTGGCTCAGTAAGACTTGTATTAAGTGGTCCTTCCGTGGCTTTAGTTGTTGTATCTGTAACAGTTGTTCTTATTGGTTGTTCAGAATGACTTGTGGATACATGTTGTGGTTGAGTGCTTTGCGCGGTTTGTGTGCCACTTGATAGAGTTAGCGTTGTAACAAGAtcagtgtttggttgttgtgTGGTAAGTGTAGGTGTACCATTGGTTGTAGTAGCCAATGTGGGTGCACCTGATATTATTGGCATACTGCCACCATCTGTTGTATGTGTCCTGATAGTTGTTTGTCCACTGCTGGATGACTCTTGGTTTCCAGTTTGTGTGGAACTGGTTCCTTCTGCACTGGACAGTGTTGGAGATATTGAGCCACCTGGATTAGTCTGTACATCTGGGATTGTTCCTTGCTCAGCAGTTGATTGGCTGACAGTACTTATCTGAGTTGTTGGTCCTAATGTTGTAACTTTCCCAGGTGTAAGCTGTGAAAAATCTTCAGTTGTTCTTTGTTGAGGCGGAAGGGTTGTCTTTCTGGTTGTCATGGATACCGATGTTTCTACATCTGTAATTGGCCTAGTAGTACCTGAATCAGCCGTGGTTGTTACTCTTTCTGGTGATATTGTTTGACTAGATGGAGTTGTAGAAACTGTGTATGAAGTAAATCATGTGATGAAATATGggagaaaaataataaattatgaatGATGATTATAGGTAGACACCACCATTTACTATGACATGACACATATGAGGATGACAATGGTTTGATATGATGAAATGATAAGGCTAACAGCAGTATCTGTGTCTTTCTTTTTACAACATTTGGGCGGAATTGTTTTGTGGTCTTTTCTTTACCGAGATGAAAGTTATTAGATGGAGTCAGTGTGACTATGATTTTGTTAAATTAATATTGAAGTAAAATATACCAGAAACTGACTATGTTAGGATAATTTAGTGTTAGAGTGTTTATCCTTGATAACAATGTCTGTATCAGTACTGTGAGAGATACTTAGGCCCCTCTTGGGTTAATGTTAAGATGGATtttactacactacactacactatatatattacaaactaAACTATTTGCTTTGAAACTGTGCTGAACAGGAGCTGTATTCAGctaaattttgaaaaactgaGAGGTACCTTTCTTTTTTGTAGTTGCAGAAGATGGATGAGTTGCTGCAATAGTTGAGTGTGGTTccatggttgttgttgttgatgactGTCTGTCATTTGTCACTACTGTTGTTTGTCTTTGTCTTGTTGATGTCAGTGATTGTCTAGTTTGAGGTGTTTGGGTCTTTTGTGTCGGTGTAGACTGTGgtgttgtttgttgtgttgttggttGTGCGGCAGtagttgtttgtttggttgttccTTGTGCTGCATCAGTTGTTGGTTGTGCAGCAATGGTTGTGTGTTTGGTTATTTGTGTTGCAACTGTTTGTGTTGTTGGTTGTGCTGTATTAGTTGTTTGTTGTGCTGCAGTGGTCGTTTGTGTTGTTGGTTGTGCTGCAATGGTGGTTTGTTGTGTTGATGTTTGAATTGCAGTGGTTGTTTGTTGTGCTGCAGTGGTCGTTTGTGTTGTTGGTTGTGCTGCAGTGGTTGTTTGTGTTGCAATGGTTGTTGGTTGTTCTGCAATGGTAGTGAGTTTTGTTGTTGGTTGTGCTGCAATGGTTGTTTGTTGTGCTGTTGGTTGTGCTGCAGTGGTTGTGAGTTTTGTTGTTGGTTGTGCTGTAATGGTAGTGAGTGTTGTTGGTTGCACTGCAGTGattgtttgttgtgttgttggttGTGCTGCAGTGGTTGTGAGTTTTGTTGTTGGTTGTGCTGCAGTggttgtttgttgtgttgttggttGTGCTGCAGTggttgtttgttgtgttgttggtgGTTGCGCTGCAATGGTAGTGAGTTTTGTTGTTGGTTGTGCTGCAGTGGTTGTTTGTTGTGTTGATGGTTGTGCTGCAGTGGTTGTTTGTTGTGTTGCAGTGGTTGTGAGTTTTGTTGTTGGTTGTGCTGCAGTGGTTGTTTGTTGTGTTGCACTggttgtttgttgtgttgttggttGTGATGCAGTGGTTGTTGGTTGTGCTGCAGTGGTTGTGACTTTTGTTGTTGGTTGTGCTGCAGTggttgtttgttgtgttgtttgtgtTGAAATGGTTGTTGGTTGTGCTGCAGTGGTTGTGAGTTTTGTTGTTGGTCGTACTGCAGCTGTAGTgagttgtgttgttgtttgtgcagcaactgttgtttgtttggTGGTTGGTTGTGCTGCAATTGTTGTCTGTTGTGTTGTTGGTTGTGTCGTTTGCTGTGTTGTGATTGTTTGTTGAGTTGTCACGTCATGCAATGTACTTTTTCTGGTTGTTAACTgtcttgttgccatggcaacagtggTCGGTCTTTTGGTAGTAACTGCAATAGTCGTTCTTGCTGTTGATACAAATTTTCCAATAAACAAAAATCATTTCTTCTGCCATAATAATTGGCAATATTTTTAACAAACTCAGTTCCTTTTTGTAAGTAAAGGGGAATTTGAAGATTAAGATTGCATTAAGATTTGCCATCTTTTATTGCATTTTTGTATTGGGATTGTTAGAAGTTGTAAGTATTAGGTAGAAAGTGAAATTGTGAACATAGATCCTACACATGTAGAACCTATGATGTAAGAAAGAACTGAAAATAATTGAAGGCTGCTGAATCCATGTAGATACTGCAGAGAACTGtcatttcaataaataaagtacTGATATCCCATGACATAGTAAGAAGCGACAGACTGTGATTAAGTCAAAGATTATAGCTTGATCTGAAGCTAGGATTTACAGAGAGATAGGAACAGttattgcatatcatttacactATGAGTACTACTAGCTAGTTCATGTAGAAAGACATAAGAAGACAACTACTGCTCCAGTAAGGGAAAGAAATTGGGAGAAAAACAAAGGCAACAAGTATATAAGAAGCACACACTTTAGCCTGGATCCATGCTAGTTTCTATCATATGTCTgtcattataattaaaatattgacaGACAGCATGGACACAAGACTGTTTCATT
The Glandiceps talaboti chromosome 6, keGlaTala1.1, whole genome shotgun sequence genome window above contains:
- the LOC144437026 gene encoding uncharacterized protein LOC144437026, whose product is MKPSSKTYFQVLIISSILYESIGLPILERYIRASSDYSTTACENSNMRIACFTDGHILRIDSANYGRIDSQTCPHRSRDTDNTDCRDPESYQIVYNRCDGRESCSVPVNNGIFEDNCPETFKYLKVEYSCVFPSTRTTIAVTTKRPTTVAMATRQLTTRKSTLHDVTTQQTITTQQTTQPTTQQTTIAAQPTTKQTTVAAQTTTQLTTAAVRPTTKLTTTAAQPTTISTQTTQQTTTAAQPTTKVTTTAAQPTTTASQPTTQQTTSATQQTTTAAQPTTKLTTTATQQTTTAAQPSTQQTTTAAQPTTKLTTIAAQPPTTQQTTTAAQPTTQQTTTAAQPTTKLTTTAAQPTTQQTITAVQPTTLTTITAQPTTKLTTTAAQPTAQQTTIAAQPTTKLTTIAEQPTTIATQTTTAAQPTTQTTTAAQQTTTAIQTSTQQTTIAAQPTTQTTTAAQQTTNTAQPTTQTVATQITKHTTIAAQPTTDAAQGTTKQTTTAAQPTTQQTTPQSTPTQKTQTPQTRQSLTSTRQRQTTVVTNDRQSSTTTTMEPHSTIAATHPSSATTKKKVSTTPSSQTISPERVTTTADSGTTRPITDVETSVSMTTRKTTLPPQQRTTEDFSQLTPGKVTTLGPTTQISTVSQSTAEQGTIPDVQTNPGGSISPTLSSAEGTSSTQTGNQESSSSGQTTIRTHTTDGGSMPIISGAPTLATTTNGTPTLTTQQPNTDLVTTLTLSSGTQTAQSTQPQHVSTSHSEQPIRTTVTDTTTKATEGPLNTSLTEPPSMTSAHSMSSTHSDSSFAPTETTISSSNLSTQVSELPIRTTVTSRQSTSHTEKPITDIVTDSSTVQTTTDHSTTPSKATTQEAKPTTPSIDMLCMSKTVRDLTWPETETGNTVEQLCPPGTSGQASWKCVGIPAEWVPSTGPDLSRCVSAAVANVSQLISNINNVSDVEGVTEMMVSSTGEDQTLYGGDIIGSIDNINELITSVEQLLPNMTPQTRTMVVSNVVESNLEVGSNLLVHTDVWHDLPVEEQSSEATKLLLCMEQSGFLLVEQLDVGNSITKMTDNILMEVTAKNTSNEHLDDVKFPNKNGLGDVEKWKSVTDSVTLTDETLKGRSINDKCNLVFFLYDSVGDLLSVDVDFENNTNDNSSERLVNSQVISASINEMNTASNLVEPALIIMEHQQTDDVVDARCSFWNYTLSGEGEWSDYGCETVESNETHTVCACSHLTNFAIIMNVKGVPVPIEHHFVLSIITYVGFIISIFCLIMCILTFSCCSR